One region of Thalassophryne amazonica chromosome 16, fThaAma1.1, whole genome shotgun sequence genomic DNA includes:
- the timm29 gene encoding mitochondrial import inner membrane translocase subunit Tim29 — protein sequence KKKKQKLKLKRWWWWSILAPETAKIPAKRSLWERLKNSKAGVWCHSLLSDYREACKEIVFGAWERPVKASVYVVLLGGAWACFHTKPDHFSFEADLLERSNQLALLSPWIRSATSDGHVQKLIKLQNEGRLHHASLGVVSLIYYTDYDPDTKLYEAQCSYLAVPWRELPQRILDMGFVGRWLSLDSKMKDYDINEEEFKHLPANMQATAPPSVWEVERNERLHKESWVAVKIQKEEEERNK from the exons aagaagaagaagcagaagctGAAGCTGaagcggtggtggtggtggtccaTTTTGGCTC CAGAAACAGCGAAAATTCCAGCCAAAAGGAGTCTGTGGGAGAGACTGAAAAACAGCAAAGCCG GTGTGTGGTGTCATAGCCTGCTTTCTGACTACAGAGAGGCTTGTAAGGAGATCGTCTTCGGTGCCTGGGAGCGCCCAGTTAAAGCCTCTGTGTATGTGGTCCTGCTGGGCGGGGCCTGGGCCTGTTTCCACACTAAACCGGATCACTTCTCTTTTGAGGCTGACCTGCTGGAGCGCTCCAATCAGCTGGCGCTGCTGTCACCGTGGATCCGTAGTGCAACCTCTGATGGACACGTGCAGAAGCTGATCAAGCTTCAAAACGAgggccgacttcaccacgcaagCCTGGGTGTGGTATCTCTGATTTATTACACTGACTATGATCCAGACACTAAACTCTATGAAGCCCAGTGCTCCTATCTGGCAGTACCCTGGAGGGAACTCCCCCAGCGCATCCTAGACATGGGCTTTGTTGGCCGCTGGTTGTCACTGGATTCAAAGATGAAGGACTATGATATTAATGAGGAAGAGTTCAAACACCTGCCAGCAAACATGCAGGCAACAGCTCCACCCAGTGTTTGGGAGGTGGAAAGGAATGAGAGGTTGCACAAAGAGTCCTGGGTAGCAGTGAAAATacagaaagaggaggaggagagaaataAGTAA
- the yipf2 gene encoding protein YIPF2: protein MANPNDLQFQEFEEAAALLSADPAASTLSVSASNANTAEEGGGGGEDVKLNMSEDEEGIEESSELLGGQKPSSGFWTFEYYQSFFNVDTMQVLDRVKGSMLPLPGRNFVKHFLRNNPDLYGPFWICVTLVFSVTISGNLSTFLSKMGNSSYHYRPQFHRVTIAAFVIFLYAWLVPIGLWGFLTWRQGGERQIRGYSFLETVCVYGYSLFIYIPTSVLWIIPNEWFQWTLILVAILISGSVLVFTFWPVVCNDSKVMALATVATIVILHMLLAIGCKMYFFQTAVDKTLNPKVPTNDTVLTIEPH from the exons ATGGCAAATCCAAATGACCTACAGTTTCaag AGtttgaagaagcagcagcatTATTGTCTGCAGACCCTGCAGCCTCCACACTCAGTGTATCTGCCTCCAACGCTAACACAgcagaagaaggaggaggaggaggagaagatgtGAAACTGAACATGTCAGAGGATGAGGAGGGTATTGAGGAGAGTTCAGAG CTCTTAGGAGGACAGAAACCAAGCAGTGGCTTCTGGACCTTTGAATACTATCAGTCTTTCTTCAATGTGGACACAATGCAG GTGCTGGACAGAGTTAAGGGGTCGATGTTACCATTACCTGGGAGGAACTTTGTCAAACACTTCCTCAGAAATAACCCTGATCTGTACG GTCCGTTCTGGATCTGTGTAACTCTGGTGTTCTCAGTCACCATCAGTGGGAACCTCTCCACCTTCCTTAGCAAGATGGGAAACTCGTCTTACCACTACAGACCACAGTTCCACAGAG TAACGATAGCTGCATTCGTAATCTTCTTGTACGCCTGGTTGGTTCCAATTGGTTTATGGGGCTTCCTGACCTGGCGACAAGGTGGAGAGAGGCAGATTAGAGGTTATTCCTTCCTGGAAACTGTTTGTGTCTACGGCTACTCTCTCTTCATCTACATCCCCACATCT GTGTTGTGGATCATACCAAATGAATGGTTCCAGTGGACACTGATCCTTGTTGCCATCTTGATCTCTGGCTCCGTTTTAGTCTTTACCTTCTGGCCCGTTGTCTGCAATGACAGCAAGGTGATGGCACTTGCTACAGTGGCGACCATAGTGATTTTGCACATGTTGCTGGCAATTGGCTGCAAG aTGTACTTCTTCCAGACAGCAGTCGACAAAACATTGAATCCTAAAGTGCCCACCAATGACACAGTACTGACCATCGAACCCCACTGA